Below is a genomic region from Isosphaeraceae bacterium EP7.
GTGGTAGAAGGTGTCTTCCTCGGAGGTCTGCGCGTTGTGCTTGGCGCCGACCTTGTCGAGGTCGCGGTTGACGTCGACGGCCCCGCGGCGCTCGGTCCCCTTGAAGACCATGTGCTCGAGGAAGTGGGAGACGCCGGCGAGCTCGTGGGACTCGTCGCGGCTGCCGGCCTTGACGAAGAATCCGCAGGCGACGGAGTGGGCCTGGTCGTTCAGCTCGGCGACGATGTTCAGGCCGTTTTCGAGGGTGGCGTGGTGGAATCGCATGGTTCAAGCCTCCTCGGCGGGCGGGACGGCCAGCGGGTTGGGGCCGAGGGTCAGGATGGTCATGTCTCGCGAGGCGCCCGAGGCGGCGAAGGCGCTGACGCCCTCGGGGGTGAGGGCGTCCAGCGAGGCCGAGATCTCGCCGAGGGGCCGGACCCGGTTGAGGTAGAACCAGTCGGAGGCGAGCGAGCTGGACCGGCCCATGCTGGACTCTTGCTGCATGATGAGCGAGCTCTTCAGGCCGGCGCGCATCATGTCGAGCTCGTCGGACTGGATGCCCGACTCGGCCATCCGGGCGATTTCGCCGAGGGTGACGTCGAGGGTCTCCTGGGCGCGATCGGCGGAGGTCCCGGCGTGGCAGATGACGGCGGCGCGGTCGCGGTGGGCCTCGTAGCTGGCGTAGACCGAGTAGCAGAGCCCGCGCTTCTCGCGGACCTCGGTGAAGAGCCGGGCCGAGGAGTAGCCGCCGAGGATGGCGGTGGCGGCCCGTGCGTTATAGTAGTCGGGGCTGGTGACGGTGGCCGACGGGTAGGCCAGGGCGATCTGGATCTGCTGGGTGTCGCGGTGAAGATGGGCACGTCGAGGCCCGCCGGGGTTGGCCTGGACGTTGGTCTCGGGCTGGCGCTTCCAGTCGCCGAAGAGGCGGTCGACGGCGCGACGCAGGTCGTCCCAGTCGACGGCCCCGGCGACGCCGAGGATGGCGCCGTTGGGGCGATAGAACCGGCGATGGAAGTCGCGGAGGTCATCGGGCCCGGCGGCTTCCAGGCCCGCGCGGGTGCCGGGGGCGGGGCGTCCCCAGGGATCGGGGAAGTGGTGCTTGCGGAGCTCGTAGATGACCTGGCTGCCGGGGTCGTCTTCCAGGCTCTGGAGCGACTGGAGGGCGAGGGCCCGGATGGGGTCGATCTCGGCCTCGTCGAAAGCGGGTCGGCGGAGCACGTCGGCGAAGATTTCCAGCCCCGGGATCAGATTCCGGCCGAGTGTGGCGGCCGAGATGCTGGTATGCAGGGTCTGGGCGCCCACGGAGTGGCTAACTCCGAGGTTGTCCAGGTCGGTGAGCACGGCGCGGCTATCTCGGCTGCCGGCGCCTCGGGTGACCCACTC
It encodes:
- a CDS encoding pitrilysin family protein: MPEAQVRQQTYPNGLVLVAETMPGVQSAAFTLLLPAGAAFEPADRGGMATMVAEWVTRGAGSRDSRAVLTDLDNLGVSHSVGAQTLHTSISAATLGRNLIPGLEIFADVLRRPAFDEAEIDPIRALALQSLQSLEDDPGSQVIYELRKHHFPDPWGRPAPGTRAGLEAAGPDDLRDFHRRFYRPNGAILGVAGAVDWDDLRRAVDRLFGDWKRQPETNVQANPGGPRRAHLHRDTQQIQIALAYPSATVTSPDYYNARAATAILGGYSSARLFTEVREKRGLCYSVYASYEAHRDRAAVICHAGTSADRAQETLDVTLGEIARMAESGIQSDELDMMRAGLKSSLIMQQESSMGRSSSLASDWFYLNRVRPLGEISASLDALTPEGVSAFAASGASRDMTILTLGPNPLAVPPAEEA